The DNA window TGGTAGAAGTAATCGTGCGCCAACAAGAATGGGCATAGCAAATATATGAAGAAATAGAGAACCTAAAAGCAGTCAACAACAGGAGTAGCAAAGACTCATCAAAACCGCCATCAAGTGACCTATTAAAACGGTCAGAGAAAAAAGTCGAAGAAATAGCAGAAGAGGAGGGTAAGAAAAAAGTAGGAGGACAATTCGGACATAAAGGAAAAACGAGAAAAGGATTTAATCGAGTAGATCGCTTTGAGACGCTCTCGCCCGAAGGCTGTCCAAATTGCGGAGGACAAGCATGGACAGAGATAGGAGTCAGCATCAGACAAACAGCAAGATTGGTAGAACAACCAATTGAAATCGTTGAATATCAGCAACAGGAATGTCAATGTAAGCACTGTGGCGCAGTGGTGTGGGGAGAATCACCTAAAGATGTGATTGGCGAACAAGACCTAGAAGCAAGCCTACAAGGGATGTTGGTATGGTTAGGGAATTATGGACATATGAGTTATAAAAAACAGCAAGAATGGCTAAAAGAGATGGGACTAGGCGAAATCGGACTAGGAACCATCGCCGCCACCAATGAGCGAGTAGCAGACAGTATTGAAGCAAAAGTGGAAGAACTAGCAGATTGGATTAAAGACCAACCCCAAGTTCAAGTCGATGAAACACCGTGGCTCGTCAAAGGCGTAAAAGAATGGCTATGGTCATTCAGTGGTGAAGGTTATGCGCTATATCGTGGTGCAGATACTCGTAGTCGTGCCGAACTAGAGTCAGTGTTGGGAGAAAGCTATGATGGCGTATTGTGTAGTGACGACTATAGTGTGTACAACGGTTACGCCGTTGAGCGACAACAGAAATGTCTGGCTCACCTAAGACGACACTTTAAAGCACTACTTAAATTAACCCTTAAATCTCAACAAGAAATTGGGCATATATTCATTAGGTTGATTGATGAAGCCTTTGAACATCATGCGACTTGGCAAAAAAATCGTGATACTCGACCATATTTTAATTGGGCGATTGATTTTAAAAAACGAGTCAGCCAAGCTATCTCGGATTGGATGCCCAAAGTTGGCTATGCCGCAGGTAATTTATTAAAGTCCCTCAAGAAGAAATCGGCTCAATGGTGGTATTTCCTTGAAAACCCTCATGTCCCTCCTGACAATAATCGTGCCGAGCGTAATCTCAGACTTGCTGTTACCAAACGCAAAGTTTGTGGTGGCTCCCGTTCTATGGATGGTTTACGCAATACCGCCGCTTTATTGACGGTTATTCAAACTTGTAAAGTTCAAGGTAAATCTGTCATTGATTTTTTCCGTCAAGCTTTAATTGATCCTTCTTCCATCTCTCTCATCCCTATTCTTGCCTGAATTCTTACGTTTAAGATAAATTCAAGAACGCTATACTTGTCTAAACTGGAGATCATTTTTTTACATGGAAACAAACCAAACTCTTAGCTTAATCCTTGGGGCGATCGCACTTGGTGCAGCTATCTGGGCAACTTCGGCAATTTTAGAACTTTTGGCTAAGTTGGTCGGTAAATTTGCGATCGCAACTATATCACTTGTATTAGTAGCGATTTACTTAAAGGTTTATGTTGGGGTGGATATTTGGCAAAGCCTTGTAGATTTTGGGCAAATTGTTATTGCCACAATTGGACAGTTAGTAGATGCAGTTTCTTCGCTGTTTTCACAAGCAGGATCTGTTGTTAATGAACTGACTGAATAACAATCTTTAAATCATGATTCTTCAGTAATTTCAATATTTCGCTTTGCAAGTTCTTCAATAAAGATTTTCAAGCTAGGATTTTCTGCATAAAGTTTTAATAAAGATTCATTTTTAGAATATTCCATTGAGATTTTCTGATAATGCTTATAGTCTTTTTCTTTCTTCATTTCAGGAAAGACTTTACTTAAAGTGCTTAAACAGCCAGTAGTTTCTGATTTTGCTTCTTTAGAATGTAAAGGAAGTAGCCAGCATTCTATCGAGTGAACTGCGATCGCAAAAATAATATTGTTAGCAAACTGGTTATAGATATCTTCACCGATTTTTTCTCTAAACTTAGCTATAACCCCTTCAATTAGATGCTCAGGTGAAAATGGTTGACCATTTTCATCATTGTGAGGTACACCTAATTCTAGAGAAATATCAGTATCTATATGAATAATCACATATTCATTGCTATCAAATACAGCTTTAAATTTTCTTGAGCGACAATAGTTAGTTACTTCTCCATGTCCTCCATTCTTACCAACTCTAGCTGGCTGAAGCCAGTTAATACTAATATCACGATCATTGAAATATCCCACTAGGATATTATCAATTACTTTCTGATCGGTTATGCCTTCTGCAATTCCTGCAAATGGATTCTTTGGATTATTCATATTAAAAGTTATTAGGCAGTCCTCCAATGTAACCATTCATAAATGCTTCAGATAATGGTACAGGATCGTCATCATCTAATGGCTCAGGTTGAAAAACTCGTTTAGCTTTAGTATGTCCATCTATGTTGCGATAAATAACAAAAAGCCTTTGGTCGTCGTCACTTAAATCTAATCCGTCTAAGACAGCAGGATTGTGAGTTGTAAATATAACTTGTTTCTTATTATCCTTTTTTGCTAGTTTTACTAATTCTTGAATTAGCCTTGTACATAACTTGGGATTAAGTGCATTTTCGATGTTATCAATCGCAAAAAACTTTGGTGTATCATCACTAATAAACAAAGCAAAGTAAAACATCAAAAACAAAAAGCCTTCATTAGAGCTTCTTTGAT is part of the Pseudanabaena sp. BC1403 genome and encodes:
- a CDS encoding phage tail protein — encoded protein: MNNPKNPFAGIAEGITDQKVIDNILVGYFNDRDISINWLQPARVGKNGGHGEVTNYCRSRKFKAVFDSNEYVIIHIDTDISLELGVPHNDENGQPFSPEHLIEGVIAKFREKIGEDIYNQFANNIIFAIAVHSIECWLLPLHSKEAKSETTGCLSTLSKVFPEMKKEKDYKHYQKISMEYSKNESLLKLYAENPSLKIFIEELAKRNIEITEES